From Daucus carota subsp. sativus chromosome 6, DH1 v3.0, whole genome shotgun sequence:
ACACAATGCTTCTTCTGTTTTATGCTCACGACATAAAGCATGCAAGTAAATGTTGTAGATTGCTGTATCAGTAACACTCTCTATTGACATACTACTATGCAACAGGTCCTTGGCAAGTGTTACGTATCCACTCCTCAAGAGCCCTCCAGCCAAAGATGCATATGTGAACTGATTAGGAGCAAAACCCTTTTGATCAATATGTTGAAGTAGCGCATGCATCATCCTAAGCATACCTTGGTGACAAAGCTCACGGAGAATTATGTTGAAGGTAACCAAATCTGGAACAGATCctttctcattcattttatttaGTAAGCCTAGTGCCTCATTAATCCTTCCAACATCACAAAGAAATTTAATGATGATGGTGTATGTTATTTTGTTAGCTTTACAACCGACACTTTCCATTAAAATTAAACAACGAGAGGCGTCCTCCCACAACCTTGCCCCACAGAACCCATATATTAGAGCTGTATATGATGATTCATTTTGCACAACACCTTTCTTCTCCAAAGAACAAAAAAATGCCAATGCATTACTAAGCTGACCACGTTTGCACAATGTCCATAGAATTTGGTTGTGACTATACTGACACACACGTTGAAAATATTTCCGATTCTTCTCCAAAAGAAGAGAGAATATGATATGTGCCTCACGAAACATTCCACCTCGGCAAAGGCTTGCTATAAACCTTTTTGCAGCAAATGGCATTGGGTAATAGTTAAATCTCAACATCAAATCTAGCACACAAAGTGAGTCCAGTAGGCTGCCAAACTCCAAAGATTTGTTCAGTAATCCCGACAAAGAATAAAAAGGGGGACAGTACCCACTTCTACACATTTCCTCcaccataaaaaaaaaatctttggtACTCCCAAAAGAGACCATCCCGATTAACAGAAGCTCAGGGAGAATTATGTTGAAGGTAACCAAATCTGGAACAGATCctttctcattcattttatttaGTAAGCCTAGTGCCTCATTAATCCTTCCAACATCACAAAGAAGTTTAATGACGATGGTGTATGTTTTTGTGTTAGCTTTAAAACCGACACTTTCCATTAAAATTAAACAACGAGAAGCGTCCTTCCACAACCTTGCCCCACAGAACCCATATATTAGAGCTGTATATGATGATTCATCTTGCACAACACCTTTCTTCTCCAAAGAACAAAAAAATGCCAATGCATTACTAAGCTGACCACGTTTGCACAATGCCCATAGAATTTGGTTGTGACTATACTTACACGCACGTTGAAAATATTTCCGATTCTTCTCCAAAAGAAGAGAGAATATGATATGTGCCTCACGAAACATTCCACCTCGGCAAAGGCTTGCTATAAACCTTTTTGCAGCAAATGGCATTGGGTAATAGTTAAATCTTAACATCAAATCTAGCACACAAAGTGAGTCCAGTAGGCTGCCAAACTCCAAAGATTTGTCCAGTAATCCCGACAAAGAATAAAAAGGGGGACAGTACCCACTTTTACATATTTCCTCCACCATAAAAACACAATCTTTGGTACTCCCAAAAGAGACCATCCCGTCTAACAGAAGCTTATATGTCAAGACATTGGGGTATATGCCAGACACTTTCATCACATTATGCAGCTCTATCAAGATTCCTGAAGCCACGTTCCGCGATGCTAAATAGGAACGAATCAAGTGATTATACTCATGCACTGTTGGCCTCCACGGAAACACCCGAAACAGATTCAAACTCTCCATAGAATTAACAAATTGACCCCGGGAAGCATACCTTTTCACAGCAGAGTTTACCTGAACATAACTCAGCTGACGATTTTCATCTTCATCCGAAACTTGTAAAATTTGAGCAGCCAAAGATGAAAAACACCTTATAAACTCACCTATAACCAAACCCCTATTCAAAATTCTCTTACAAGATTTCCCTACAGACACAGCACAAAAACTCATCTGCAATCAAGATTCAATCTTGGGGTTCTAAGCATGTACATC
This genomic window contains:
- the LOC108192767 gene encoding pentatricopeptide repeat-containing protein At3g22470, mitochondrial-like, with product MSFCAVSVGKSCKRILNRGLVIGEFIRCFSSLAAQILQVSDEDENRQLSYVQVNSAVKRYASRGQFVNSMESLNLFRVFPWRPTVHEYNHLIRSYLASRNVASGILIELHNVMKVSGIYPNVLTYKLLLDGMVSFGSTKDCVFMVEEICKSGYCPPFYSLSGLLDKSLEFGSLLDSLCVLDLMLRFNYYPMPFAAKRFIASLCRGGMFREAHIIFSLLLEKNRKYFQRACKYSHNQILWALCKRGQLSNALAFFCSLEKKGVVQDESSYTALIYGFCGARLWKDASRCLILMESVGFKANTKTYTIVIKLLCDVGRINEALGLLNKMNEKGSVPDLVTFNIILPELLLIGMVSFGSTKDFFFMVEEMCRSGYCPPFYSLSGLLNKSLEFGSLLDSLCVLDLMLRFNYYPMPFAAKRFIASLCRGGMFREAHIIFSLLLEKNRKYFQRVCQYSHNQILWTLCKRGQLSNALAFFCSLEKKGVVQNESSYTALIYGFCGARLWEDASRCLILMESVGCKANKITYTIIIKFLCDVGRINEALGLLNKMNEKGSVPDLVTFNIILRELCHQGMLRMMHALLQHIDQKGFAPNQFTYASLAGGLLRSGYVTLAKDLLHSSMSIESVTDTAIYNIYLHALCREHKTEEALCLVNNWIGGGFMPNNITYNTILKGICEEKSIGDCLKFFNHVRWSGNTPNFISYNKMLSAACKERNTSIITRLLYQMDHGGFNLNRSGATSLLLYYCEARKYPECLKLLKSMMTNGPNPTISTFNSLIRRLCKMQALNMAHRVFNYLRSFGLSPDSTTYIILIHAYSKVGNHAMASQLLTDMFSQKLMQLHVSHFLLDLQGSCNIRYLP